Proteins encoded by one window of Vibrio algicola:
- the pnp gene encoding polyribonucleotide nucleotidyltransferase, which yields MKAIVKKFQYGNHTVTLETGVMARQATAAVMASMDDTSVFVSVVAKKDAVPGQDFFPLTVNYQERTYAAGKIPGGFFKREGRPSEGETLTARLIDRPIRPLFPSAFKNEVQVIATVVSVNPDIQPDMITMIATSAALAISGAPFNGPIGAARVGHINGELVLNPSQTELESSKLDLVVSGTEGAVLMVESEADNLSEEEMLAAVVYGHDQQQVVINAINEFAAEVATPSWNWEAPAENTDLKTKIAELASAQVTEAYQITEKLARYDRIHEISAEVTEKLLAEDAELNTKEIHAIFHDLEKNIVRSRIIAGSPRIDGREKDMVRALDVRTGVLPRTHGSSLFTRGETQALVTATLGTQRDAQIIDSLLGEKKDNFLLHYNFPPYCVGETGFVGSPKRREIGHGKLAKRGIAAVMPSVEEFPYTVRVVSEITESNGSSSMASVCGTSLALMDAGVPIKASVAGIAMGLVKEGEEFVVLSDILGDEDHLGDMDFKVAGTNDGITALQMDIKIEGITKEIMQIALNQAQGARKHILSVMDEAISGAREEISEFAPRIYTMKISSEKIKDVIGKGGAVIRALTEETGTTIEIDDDGTIKIAATEGKAAKEAIRRIEEITAEVEVGRIYPGKVARLADFGAFVTILPGKDGLVHISQIADKRIEKVSDYLSEGQEVQVKVLEIDRQGRVRLSMKEAVEQTTTPAEPAAE from the coding sequence GTGAAAGCAATCGTAAAAAAATTCCAGTACGGTAACCATACCGTTACTCTAGAAACGGGCGTAATGGCTCGCCAAGCTACTGCTGCTGTTATGGCTAGCATGGATGACACCTCTGTATTTGTTTCTGTTGTTGCTAAGAAAGATGCAGTACCAGGTCAAGACTTTTTCCCATTAACGGTAAACTACCAAGAGCGTACTTACGCTGCTGGTAAAATCCCTGGTGGTTTCTTCAAGCGCGAAGGTCGTCCTTCTGAAGGCGAAACATTAACGGCTCGTCTAATCGACCGTCCAATTCGTCCGCTTTTCCCATCAGCATTCAAAAACGAAGTTCAAGTTATTGCAACGGTTGTTTCTGTAAACCCTGATATCCAACCAGACATGATCACTATGATCGCAACGTCTGCTGCTCTTGCTATCTCTGGTGCACCATTCAATGGTCCTATCGGTGCGGCGCGTGTTGGTCACATCAATGGTGAACTCGTACTTAACCCAAGCCAAACTGAGCTTGAGTCTTCTAAACTAGACCTAGTGGTTTCTGGTACTGAAGGCGCGGTATTAATGGTTGAGTCAGAAGCTGACAACCTATCTGAAGAAGAAATGCTAGCGGCTGTTGTTTACGGTCACGACCAACAACAAGTTGTTATCAATGCGATCAATGAGTTTGCGGCTGAAGTTGCTACTCCTTCTTGGAATTGGGAAGCACCTGCTGAAAACACAGACTTAAAAACTAAAATCGCTGAGTTAGCATCAGCTCAAGTAACAGAAGCTTACCAAATCACTGAGAAATTGGCGCGTTATGATCGCATCCATGAAATCAGTGCTGAAGTAACAGAAAAACTATTAGCTGAAGATGCTGAATTGAACACGAAAGAAATTCACGCCATCTTCCACGATCTTGAGAAAAACATCGTACGTAGCCGCATCATTGCCGGTAGCCCACGTATCGATGGTCGTGAAAAAGACATGGTTCGTGCACTTGATGTTCGTACTGGCGTTCTTCCACGTACTCACGGTTCTTCTTTGTTTACTCGTGGTGAAACTCAAGCATTGGTTACGGCTACGCTTGGTACACAACGTGATGCACAAATCATCGACAGCCTATTAGGTGAGAAGAAAGACAACTTCCTTCTACACTATAACTTCCCTCCATACTGTGTAGGCGAAACTGGTTTCGTTGGTTCTCCTAAGCGTCGTGAAATCGGCCACGGTAAACTAGCAAAACGTGGTATTGCTGCGGTAATGCCTTCAGTTGAAGAATTCCCATACACAGTGCGTGTTGTTTCAGAAATTACTGAATCAAACGGCTCGTCTTCAATGGCATCGGTATGTGGTACTTCTCTTGCGCTTATGGATGCTGGTGTTCCAATTAAAGCGTCTGTTGCGGGTATCGCAATGGGTCTAGTTAAAGAAGGCGAAGAGTTCGTTGTTCTTTCTGACATCCTTGGCGACGAAGACCACCTAGGTGACATGGACTTTAAAGTAGCCGGTACTAACGACGGTATCACTGCTTTGCAAATGGATATCAAAATCGAAGGTATCACTAAAGAAATCATGCAAATTGCGCTTAACCAAGCACAAGGCGCACGTAAGCACATCCTTTCTGTAATGGATGAAGCGATTTCTGGTGCTCGTGAAGAGATTTCTGAATTTGCTCCACGCATCTACACCATGAAGATCAGCTCTGAGAAAATCAAAGACGTGATCGGTAAAGGTGGTGCTGTGATCCGTGCACTGACTGAAGAAACCGGCACGACCATCGAAATCGATGACGACGGTACTATCAAAATTGCCGCAACTGAAGGCAAAGCAGCGAAAGAAGCGATCCGTCGCATCGAAGAAATCACTGCTGAAGTTGAAGTCGGTCGTATTTACCCAGGTAAGGTTGCTCGTCTAGCTGACTTTGGTGCATTCGTTACCATTCTTCCTGGTAAAGATGGTCTAGTACACATCTCTCAAATCGCCGATAAGCGTATCGAGAAAGTGTCTGATTACCTATCTGAAGGTCAAGAAGTTCAAGTTAAAGTACTAGAGATTGATCGCCAAGGTCGCGTTCGTCTAAGTATGAAAGAAGCGGTAGAGCAAACGACTACTCCAGCAGAACCTGCTGCCGAGTAA
- the rpsO gene encoding 30S ribosomal protein S15: protein MSLNAETKAAIVAEYAQAEGDTGSPEVQVALLTASINHLQGHFADHKHDHHSRRGLLRMVSSRRKLLDYLKGKNLERYQSLIKRLGLRR from the coding sequence ACTAAAGCAGCAATCGTTGCAGAATACGCACAAGCTGAAGGCGATACAGGTTCACCAGAAGTACAAGTAGCACTACTTACTGCTTCTATTAACCACCTACAAGGTCACTTTGCTGATCACAAACACGATCACCACAGCCGTCGCGGTCTTTTACGTATGGTTTCTAGCCGTCGTAAACTTCTAGACTACCTTAAAGGTAAGAACCTAGAGCGTTACCAATCACTAATCAAGCGTCTTGGCCTACGTCGTTAA